From the genome of Geobacter sp. SVR, one region includes:
- a CDS encoding YajQ family cyclic di-GMP-binding protein: MPSFDIVSKVDLQEVDNAVNQAIKEIGQRYDFKGSKSEITQEKDAVKVLADDDYKLKAVIDVLQSKFLKRNISIKALQYGKAEPASGGMVRQIITIQQGISKEKGKEIIAVVKESKLKVQAQIQDDQVRVTGKNRDDLQDTIQLLKGKDLDIEMQFTNFRD; the protein is encoded by the coding sequence ATGCCGTCGTTCGACATCGTATCAAAGGTAGATCTGCAGGAAGTCGACAATGCCGTCAACCAGGCCATCAAGGAGATCGGCCAGCGTTACGACTTCAAAGGGTCCAAAAGCGAGATCACCCAGGAGAAGGACGCCGTCAAGGTGCTGGCTGATGACGATTACAAGCTGAAGGCTGTGATCGACGTGCTGCAGTCGAAATTCCTCAAGCGCAACATCTCCATCAAAGCGCTGCAGTACGGCAAGGCCGAACCGGCCTCCGGCGGCATGGTGCGCCAGATCATCACTATCCAGCAGGGCATCTCCAAGGAGAAGGGCAAGGAAATCATTGCCGTTGTCAAGGAGTCCAAACTCAAGGTCCAGGCCCAGATTCAGGACGACCAAGTGCGGGTGACCGGCAAAAACCGCGACGATCTGCAGGATACCATCCAACTGCTGAAGGGGAAGGACCTGGACATCGAGATGCAGTTCACCAATTTCAGGGATTAA
- the rimO gene encoding 30S ribosomal protein S12 methylthiotransferase RimO has product MVSLGCPKNLVDAEVMLGVMARQNYEITTDEKEADVIIVNTCSFIKEAKQESIDAILDLAERKHDGRCHTLIVSGCLPQRYQEELARELPEVDIFIGTGDYPRIAEILAEKGATDEQLRYVGDPDYIYDESLPRLNSSPAWYSYLKIGEGCSNCCSYCIIPQLRGAYRSRPLEALVAEAEALAARGVKELNIISQDITRYGSDLEEEITLETLLRRLVAIDGIRWVRLLYAYPDGIDEGLIALIRDEPKICKYLDIPIQHISDPVLQRMKRRSSEQQIRDLITTLRREIPGIALRTSLIVGFPGEAIEDFNSLMEFVEQTQFDRLGVFCYSREEGTPAALMPNQVSERIKRERYRKLMRTQARLSFRRNRALIGRTEQVIVEGYSEETELLLKGRSSRQAPDIDGQVYITAGNAEVGDIVTLKITDSSDYDLIGEIVD; this is encoded by the coding sequence ATGGTCAGCCTGGGCTGTCCCAAAAATCTGGTCGATGCCGAGGTGATGCTCGGTGTAATGGCCCGGCAGAACTACGAGATCACCACCGATGAAAAAGAGGCCGACGTGATCATCGTCAACACCTGCTCCTTCATCAAGGAGGCCAAGCAGGAGAGTATCGACGCCATCCTCGACCTGGCCGAACGCAAACACGACGGCCGCTGTCACACCCTGATCGTGTCGGGCTGCCTGCCTCAGCGTTACCAAGAGGAACTGGCCCGGGAACTGCCGGAGGTCGACATATTCATCGGCACCGGCGACTATCCGCGCATAGCGGAGATTCTGGCGGAAAAGGGTGCAACCGACGAACAGTTGCGCTATGTGGGGGATCCCGACTACATCTACGACGAGTCCCTGCCGCGTCTGAACTCTTCTCCGGCCTGGTACTCCTACCTCAAGATCGGGGAAGGCTGCTCCAACTGCTGCTCCTACTGCATCATCCCGCAATTGCGGGGCGCCTACCGTTCCCGCCCTCTGGAAGCGCTGGTGGCCGAAGCGGAGGCCCTGGCCGCCCGTGGCGTCAAGGAACTGAACATCATCTCCCAGGATATCACCCGCTACGGCAGCGATCTTGAGGAGGAGATCACCCTGGAGACCCTGCTGCGCCGTCTGGTTGCCATTGACGGCATCCGGTGGGTACGGCTCCTCTACGCCTACCCCGACGGCATCGACGAGGGCCTTATCGCTCTTATCCGCGATGAGCCCAAAATCTGCAAATATCTGGACATCCCGATCCAGCACATCAGCGATCCGGTCCTGCAGCGCATGAAGCGCCGCAGCAGCGAGCAGCAGATCAGAGACCTGATTACCACGCTACGCAGGGAGATTCCGGGAATAGCCCTGCGTACCTCGCTGATCGTGGGCTTTCCCGGGGAGGCGATCGAAGATTTCAACAGCCTGATGGAATTCGTCGAGCAGACCCAGTTCGATCGCCTGGGGGTTTTCTGTTACTCCCGGGAAGAGGGCACCCCTGCTGCCCTGATGCCCAACCAGGTTTCGGAACGGATCAAGCGCGAACGCTACCGCAAGCTGATGCGGACGCAGGCCCGCCTCTCCTTCCGCCGCAACCGCGCCCTCATCGGCCGGACAGAACAGGTCATCGTGGAAGGCTACAGCGAGGAAACCGAACTGCTCCTCAAGGGACGCTCATCCCGGCAGGCCCCCGACATCGACGGGCAGGTCTACATCACTGCCGGCAATGCCGAGGTGGGGGACATCGTCACCCTGAAAATCACCGATTCCTCCGACTACGACCTGATCGGAGAGATCGTGGACTAA